One Anthonomus grandis grandis chromosome 12, icAntGran1.3, whole genome shotgun sequence DNA window includes the following coding sequences:
- the LOC126743031 gene encoding uncharacterized protein LOC126743031 isoform X1, translating to MVDLRLVRVAIVICVISVVESVSLTYILKREQKGIQPSCIAEGLKRYSAIGWVYPVPEDGAGIPNTTTKFIPSIQNSYNCDFSKNSKCSAKWVAKDWQIDETSSKTREFIDDSRWEDMPTVMTSGNTFDHSYDLDNSEVASFSVRSAETVDIFLCSGWNPRNYPCHVFRINSRKVNYAAMNSYSDNSYDVMNVVYQAFSNIITIDEWRNFQVEVKENKIKLIDLNTNRILFEGQNKDDIRPKYLVVRSLQPSFWKIIENPFMYTATAQISRMGPQIETSYKDLCVSLFVNTCEACQMTFFYMNGTERKDLKHVEPTNYNWTEIKLKQENIQLGRFNLFIETRFSPSAKEPKTGWWAYDGVRVCNENEVKVTYLKLNQTFAEDDTTVNQISCQLIKEPGYKPASLEYDEIEDEIFSEFPPVETIANDTSIKLIWKDEDPDHYLTYFVYYQGNDPCSMDIATSPRLRSSGFLTTKYSEIILTNLIPDTLYNITISSVLHENDKFLTVKTLETDEPSIKELPIKMHIIPQANAVNISWDRPKCSSRYGRLIYNIRVSNDKLQFNKQLYQQVKNSYLIEGLRPFTDHNLTVETARNAKNLATGKHTHKLTYQFTTLPGVAGMVKNLELYAIGSNKAYFRYDLPASTQGIPSEIRVTKCPLLSRAKCKTAESSISKCTLWPQKMCLVVDYLIPNQTYTFTMSIKNVNSNVFGNSFEVTGTTEERVPLPPQNVTYKVVDCHESTDYCHLNISWFYPYSPNATINAFNIVLNSTYYNDSYSEEDQTIHEVYKIVDESDYLPRYTYQIKYVPYSKEYNLYVQSANDKYKSDFVTTTVKTADLGDHIDQRPKLLGKGDKAIIFKLPPLDRRLDSYTLTVIVQDSNKSIEVASKMLPEKFTDTICQRYGDTWVSHTLNVKDNKTNTITISSGKHGEQIRPNTKYCINFFIQMRYRGEEHEVTYYEKLITPSSPPPTSDAPKAGNFNHLYMLLLLLLLVPIGFAIYWCIKRRTQRRKLEPPENEYESLPFEDKGNNYVNKTTYDHLIRK from the exons ATGGTGGATTTAAGATTAGTGCGGGTCGCGATCGTTATCTGTGTGATATCGGTGGTGGAAAGTGTCAGTTTGACTTATATTTTAAAGAGGGAGCAGAAGGGGATACAGCCTAGTTGTATAGCGGAAGGGTTGAAAAGGTATTCGGCCATAGGTTGGGTTTATCCGGTGCCAGAGGATGGAGCAGGAATACCCAATACAA ccaCAAAATTTATTCCTTCCATTCAGAATAGCTACAATTGTGACTTCTCAAAAAATAGCAAGTGCAGCGCTAAATGGGTGGCAAAGGATTGGCAAATAGACGAGACCTCGTCGAAGACAAGGGAGTTTATCGATGATAGTCGGTGGGAAG atatgcCAACGGTAATGACCTCCGGAAACACTTTTGACCACAGTTATGATCTGGATAACTCAGAGGTAGCAAGTTTCTCAGTTAGATCAGCAGAGAcagttgatatttttttgtgttcAGGATGGAATCCAAGAAACTACCCTTGTCACGTCTTCAGAATCAATTCTAGAAAAGTCAATTATGCTGCAATGAACTCCTACTCGGATAATAGTTACGACGTTATGAATGTCGTTTAtcag GCATTTTCTAACATCATAACAATAGATGAATGGCGAAACTTCCAAGTCGAggttaaagaaaataaaattaaattgatagaTCTCAATACGAATCGAATACTGTTTGAAGGTCAAAACAAAGATGATATTAGGCCCAAATACTTAGTGGTCAGAAGTTTACAACCTAGTTTTTGGAAAATCATTGAGA ATCCTTTTATGTATACAGCAACCGCCCAAATATCCAGAATGGGGCCCCAAATCGAAACTTCTTATAAAGATTTGTGCGTTTCTCTATTTGTGAATACGTGCGAAGCATGTCAGATGACATTCTTTTATATGAATGGCACTGAGAGAAAAGATCTTAAGCATGTTGAGCCTACC aattataattggacagaaataaaactgaaacaGGAAAATATTCAACTTGGAAGGTTCAATCTTTTTATTGAAACTCGATTTTCACCTTCTGCCAAGGAACCTAAGACTGGCTGGTGGGCATATGATGGTGTCAGAGTATGTAATGAAAATG aGGTAAAGGTGACTTATCTAAAACTAAACCAAACTTTCGCTGAAGATGACACAACTGTGAACCAAATCTCATGTCAATTGATAAAAGAACCCGGTTATAAGCCAGCGAGCCTCGAATACGACGAGATTGAAG ATGAAATTTTTTCAGAGTTTCCCCCTGTGGAAACCATAGCGAATGATACCAGTATTAAGCTTATATGGAAAGACGAAGATCCGGATCACTATCTCACTTATTTTGTGTATTATCAG ggaAATGATCCTTGCTCTATGGACATTGCTACATCCCCCAGACTAAGATCAAGCGGATTTTTAACCACGAAATATAGCGAAATTATCTTAACTAATCTGATACCAGACACTCTCTACAATATAACTATCTCTTCAGTATTACACGAGAACGACAAGTTTCTGACCGTAAAAACCTTGGAAACTG ATGAACCCAGCATAAAAGAACTTCCTATTAAAATGCACATCATACCACAAGCAAATGCAGTAAATATATCGTGGGATAGACCCAAATGCAGTTCCAGATACGGAAGGTTAATCTACAACATTCGAGTATCAAACGACAAATTACAATTTAACAAACAACTTTATCAACAAGTGAAAAACTCTTACCTAATCGAAGGCCTACGACCGTTCACCGATCATAATCTAACAGTTGAAACTGCTCGAAATGCCAAGAATCTTGCTACTGGAAAGCACACCCACAAACTGACTTACCAATTTACAACTTTGCCTGGAG TTGCCGGAATGGTAAAAAACTTGGAACTATACGCGATTGGTTCCAACAAAGCTTACTTTAGATATGACTTACCGGCTAGTACCCAAGGTATCCCAAGTGAAATTCGTGTAACCAAATGTCCATTACTTTCAAGAGCTAAATGTAAAACGGCAGAAAGCAGCATTTCAAAGTGTACTTTGTGGCCTCAGAAGATGTGTCTGGTGGTGGACTATCTGATTCCTAATCAAACGTACACCTTTACCATGAGCATTAAGAACGTGAACTCGAATgtttttggaaacagtttcgAGGTAACGGGGACCACCGAGGAAAGAG TGCCACTGCCTCCTCAAAATGTCACTTATAAAGTGGTAGATTGTCACGAGAGCACGGATTATTGTCACCTTAATATTAGTTGGTTCTACCCGTACAGTCCAAATGCGACCATCAATGCTTTCAATATTGTTTTGAATAGCACCTATTATAATGATTCTTACTCTGAGGAGGACCAAACTATCCATGAAGTTTATAAGATTGTTGATGAAAGTGATTATTTGCCACGATACACTTATCAG ATAAAATATGTGCCATATAGCAAAGAATACAACCTCTATGTACAATCAGCAAATGACAAATACAAGAGTGATTTCGTGACCACTACAGTAAAAACAGCTGACTTAGGAGATCATATTGACCAAAGACCGAAGCTGCTCGGCAAAGGGGATAAAGCTATAATTTTCAAACTACCGCCCTTAGATAGAAGATTGGACTCTTATACCCTGACCGTTATAGTTCAGGACTCAAATAAATCTATCGAGGTGGCCTCAAAAATGTTACCAGAAAAATTCACCGATACTATTTGTCAGCGTTATGGAGATACTTGGGTATCGcatactttaaat GTTAAGGACAATAAAACAAACACAATAACCATCTCATCTGGAAAGCATGGCGAacaaataagaccaaatacaaaatattgcataaacttttttatacagatGCGGTACAGGGGTGAGGAACATGAAGTGACTTATTATGAAAAATTGATAACTCCAAGTTCGCCACCACCGACCAGTGACGCTCCTAAAGCAGGAAACTTTAATCATTTGTATATGCTGTTGTTGCTGCTTTTATTGGTGCCAATTGGATTTGCGATTTATTG GTGTATAAAAAGGCGTACCCAAAGGCGAAAGCTAGAACCACCAGAGAACGAATACGAGAGTCTCCCATTCGAAGACAAGGGTAACAATTACGTTAATAAAACCACTTACGACCACCTAATccgcaaataa
- the LOC126743031 gene encoding uncharacterized protein LOC126743031 isoform X2, with protein sequence MVDLRLVRVAIVICVISVVESVSLTYILKREQKGIQPSCIAEGLKRYSAIGWVYPVPEDGAGIPNTTTKFIPSIQNSYNCDFSKNSKCSAKWVAKDWQIDETSSKTREFIDDSRWEDMPTVMTSGNTFDHSYDLDNSEVASFSVRSAETVDIFLCSGWNPRNYPCHVFRINSRKVNYAAMNSYSDNSYDVMNVVYQAFSNIITIDEWRNFQVEVKENKIKLIDLNTNRILFEGQNKDDIRPKYLVVRSLQPSFWKIIENPFMYTATAQISRMGPQIETSYKDLCVSLFVNTCEACQMTFFYMNGTERKDLKHVEPTNYNWTEIKLKQENIQLGRFNLFIETRFSPSAKEPKTGWWAYDGVRVCNENEVKVTYLKLNQTFAEDDTTVNQISCQLIKEPGYKPASLEYDEIEEFPPVETIANDTSIKLIWKDEDPDHYLTYFVYYQGNDPCSMDIATSPRLRSSGFLTTKYSEIILTNLIPDTLYNITISSVLHENDKFLTVKTLETDEPSIKELPIKMHIIPQANAVNISWDRPKCSSRYGRLIYNIRVSNDKLQFNKQLYQQVKNSYLIEGLRPFTDHNLTVETARNAKNLATGKHTHKLTYQFTTLPGVAGMVKNLELYAIGSNKAYFRYDLPASTQGIPSEIRVTKCPLLSRAKCKTAESSISKCTLWPQKMCLVVDYLIPNQTYTFTMSIKNVNSNVFGNSFEVTGTTEERVPLPPQNVTYKVVDCHESTDYCHLNISWFYPYSPNATINAFNIVLNSTYYNDSYSEEDQTIHEVYKIVDESDYLPRYTYQIKYVPYSKEYNLYVQSANDKYKSDFVTTTVKTADLGDHIDQRPKLLGKGDKAIIFKLPPLDRRLDSYTLTVIVQDSNKSIEVASKMLPEKFTDTICQRYGDTWVSHTLNVKDNKTNTITISSGKHGEQIRPNTKYCINFFIQMRYRGEEHEVTYYEKLITPSSPPPTSDAPKAGNFNHLYMLLLLLLLVPIGFAIYWCIKRRTQRRKLEPPENEYESLPFEDKGNNYVNKTTYDHLIRK encoded by the exons ATGGTGGATTTAAGATTAGTGCGGGTCGCGATCGTTATCTGTGTGATATCGGTGGTGGAAAGTGTCAGTTTGACTTATATTTTAAAGAGGGAGCAGAAGGGGATACAGCCTAGTTGTATAGCGGAAGGGTTGAAAAGGTATTCGGCCATAGGTTGGGTTTATCCGGTGCCAGAGGATGGAGCAGGAATACCCAATACAA ccaCAAAATTTATTCCTTCCATTCAGAATAGCTACAATTGTGACTTCTCAAAAAATAGCAAGTGCAGCGCTAAATGGGTGGCAAAGGATTGGCAAATAGACGAGACCTCGTCGAAGACAAGGGAGTTTATCGATGATAGTCGGTGGGAAG atatgcCAACGGTAATGACCTCCGGAAACACTTTTGACCACAGTTATGATCTGGATAACTCAGAGGTAGCAAGTTTCTCAGTTAGATCAGCAGAGAcagttgatatttttttgtgttcAGGATGGAATCCAAGAAACTACCCTTGTCACGTCTTCAGAATCAATTCTAGAAAAGTCAATTATGCTGCAATGAACTCCTACTCGGATAATAGTTACGACGTTATGAATGTCGTTTAtcag GCATTTTCTAACATCATAACAATAGATGAATGGCGAAACTTCCAAGTCGAggttaaagaaaataaaattaaattgatagaTCTCAATACGAATCGAATACTGTTTGAAGGTCAAAACAAAGATGATATTAGGCCCAAATACTTAGTGGTCAGAAGTTTACAACCTAGTTTTTGGAAAATCATTGAGA ATCCTTTTATGTATACAGCAACCGCCCAAATATCCAGAATGGGGCCCCAAATCGAAACTTCTTATAAAGATTTGTGCGTTTCTCTATTTGTGAATACGTGCGAAGCATGTCAGATGACATTCTTTTATATGAATGGCACTGAGAGAAAAGATCTTAAGCATGTTGAGCCTACC aattataattggacagaaataaaactgaaacaGGAAAATATTCAACTTGGAAGGTTCAATCTTTTTATTGAAACTCGATTTTCACCTTCTGCCAAGGAACCTAAGACTGGCTGGTGGGCATATGATGGTGTCAGAGTATGTAATGAAAATG aGGTAAAGGTGACTTATCTAAAACTAAACCAAACTTTCGCTGAAGATGACACAACTGTGAACCAAATCTCATGTCAATTGATAAAAGAACCCGGTTATAAGCCAGCGAGCCTCGAATACGACGAGATTGAAG AGTTTCCCCCTGTGGAAACCATAGCGAATGATACCAGTATTAAGCTTATATGGAAAGACGAAGATCCGGATCACTATCTCACTTATTTTGTGTATTATCAG ggaAATGATCCTTGCTCTATGGACATTGCTACATCCCCCAGACTAAGATCAAGCGGATTTTTAACCACGAAATATAGCGAAATTATCTTAACTAATCTGATACCAGACACTCTCTACAATATAACTATCTCTTCAGTATTACACGAGAACGACAAGTTTCTGACCGTAAAAACCTTGGAAACTG ATGAACCCAGCATAAAAGAACTTCCTATTAAAATGCACATCATACCACAAGCAAATGCAGTAAATATATCGTGGGATAGACCCAAATGCAGTTCCAGATACGGAAGGTTAATCTACAACATTCGAGTATCAAACGACAAATTACAATTTAACAAACAACTTTATCAACAAGTGAAAAACTCTTACCTAATCGAAGGCCTACGACCGTTCACCGATCATAATCTAACAGTTGAAACTGCTCGAAATGCCAAGAATCTTGCTACTGGAAAGCACACCCACAAACTGACTTACCAATTTACAACTTTGCCTGGAG TTGCCGGAATGGTAAAAAACTTGGAACTATACGCGATTGGTTCCAACAAAGCTTACTTTAGATATGACTTACCGGCTAGTACCCAAGGTATCCCAAGTGAAATTCGTGTAACCAAATGTCCATTACTTTCAAGAGCTAAATGTAAAACGGCAGAAAGCAGCATTTCAAAGTGTACTTTGTGGCCTCAGAAGATGTGTCTGGTGGTGGACTATCTGATTCCTAATCAAACGTACACCTTTACCATGAGCATTAAGAACGTGAACTCGAATgtttttggaaacagtttcgAGGTAACGGGGACCACCGAGGAAAGAG TGCCACTGCCTCCTCAAAATGTCACTTATAAAGTGGTAGATTGTCACGAGAGCACGGATTATTGTCACCTTAATATTAGTTGGTTCTACCCGTACAGTCCAAATGCGACCATCAATGCTTTCAATATTGTTTTGAATAGCACCTATTATAATGATTCTTACTCTGAGGAGGACCAAACTATCCATGAAGTTTATAAGATTGTTGATGAAAGTGATTATTTGCCACGATACACTTATCAG ATAAAATATGTGCCATATAGCAAAGAATACAACCTCTATGTACAATCAGCAAATGACAAATACAAGAGTGATTTCGTGACCACTACAGTAAAAACAGCTGACTTAGGAGATCATATTGACCAAAGACCGAAGCTGCTCGGCAAAGGGGATAAAGCTATAATTTTCAAACTACCGCCCTTAGATAGAAGATTGGACTCTTATACCCTGACCGTTATAGTTCAGGACTCAAATAAATCTATCGAGGTGGCCTCAAAAATGTTACCAGAAAAATTCACCGATACTATTTGTCAGCGTTATGGAGATACTTGGGTATCGcatactttaaat GTTAAGGACAATAAAACAAACACAATAACCATCTCATCTGGAAAGCATGGCGAacaaataagaccaaatacaaaatattgcataaacttttttatacagatGCGGTACAGGGGTGAGGAACATGAAGTGACTTATTATGAAAAATTGATAACTCCAAGTTCGCCACCACCGACCAGTGACGCTCCTAAAGCAGGAAACTTTAATCATTTGTATATGCTGTTGTTGCTGCTTTTATTGGTGCCAATTGGATTTGCGATTTATTG GTGTATAAAAAGGCGTACCCAAAGGCGAAAGCTAGAACCACCAGAGAACGAATACGAGAGTCTCCCATTCGAAGACAAGGGTAACAATTACGTTAATAAAACCACTTACGACCACCTAATccgcaaataa